From a single Pseudomonas serboccidentalis genomic region:
- a CDS encoding imelysin family protein: MIRMPLATASLLAIAISLAGCGEGKEKAAAPAAPTPAASTAAAAAPAAAGKVDEAAAKAVVAHYADMVFAVYSDAESTAKTLQTAVDAFLAKPNADTLKAAKAAWVAARVPYLQSEVFRFGNTIIDDWEGQVNAWPLDEGLIDYVDKSYEHALGNPGATANIIANTEVQVGEDKVDVKDITPEKLASLNELGGSEANVATGYHAIEFLLWGQDLNGTGPGAGNRPASDYLEGAGATGGHNDRRRAYLKAVTQLLVSDLEEMVGNWKPNVADNYRATLEAEPAESGLRKMLFGMGSLSLGELAGERMKVSLEANSPEDEQDCFSDNTHNSHFYDAKGIRNVYLGEYTRVDGTKMTGASLSSLVAKADPAADTTLKADLAATEAKIQVMVDHANKGEHYDQLIAAGNTAGNQIVRDAIASLVKQTGSIEAAAGKLGISDLNPDNADHEF; the protein is encoded by the coding sequence ATGATTCGTATGCCTCTGGCTACCGCCAGTCTGCTGGCCATCGCTATTTCCCTCGCCGGTTGCGGCGAAGGCAAAGAGAAGGCAGCCGCCCCGGCCGCGCCGACTCCGGCCGCCAGCACCGCCGCTGCAGCAGCACCTGCCGCTGCCGGTAAAGTCGATGAAGCCGCCGCCAAGGCTGTGGTCGCGCACTACGCCGACATGGTCTTCGCCGTCTACAGCGATGCCGAATCTACCGCGAAAACCCTGCAAACCGCCGTCGACGCGTTCCTCGCCAAGCCGAACGCCGACACCCTGAAAGCCGCCAAGGCTGCCTGGGTCGCCGCGCGCGTGCCTTACCTGCAGAGCGAAGTATTCCGCTTCGGCAACACCATCATCGACGACTGGGAAGGTCAGGTGAACGCCTGGCCGCTGGACGAAGGCCTGATCGACTACGTCGACAAATCCTACGAACACGCACTGGGTAACCCGGGTGCCACCGCCAACATCATCGCCAACACTGAAGTCCAGGTCGGCGAAGACAAGGTCGACGTGAAAGACATCACCCCGGAAAAACTCGCCAGCCTCAACGAGCTGGGCGGTTCCGAAGCCAACGTCGCCACCGGCTACCACGCCATAGAATTCCTGCTCTGGGGCCAGGACCTGAACGGCACCGGCCCGGGCGCCGGCAACCGTCCGGCTTCGGACTACCTGGAAGGCGCAGGCGCCACCGGCGGTCACAACGATCGTCGCCGTGCCTACCTGAAAGCCGTGACCCAGCTGCTGGTCAGCGACCTGGAAGAAATGGTCGGCAACTGGAAGCCGAACGTCGCCGACAACTACCGTGCCACCCTGGAAGCCGAACCGGCTGAAAGCGGTCTGCGCAAAATGCTGTTCGGCATGGGCAGCCTGTCCCTGGGTGAACTGGCGGGCGAGCGCATGAAGGTTTCCCTGGAAGCCAACTCGCCGGAAGACGAACAGGATTGCTTCAGCGACAACACCCACAACTCGCACTTCTACGACGCCAAAGGCATTCGTAACGTGTACCTGGGCGAGTACACCCGTGTTGACGGCACCAAGATGACCGGCGCCAGCCTGTCGTCGCTGGTGGCCAAGGCCGACCCGGCTGCCGACACCACGCTGAAAGCCGATCTGGCCGCTACCGAAGCCAAGATCCAGGTCATGGTCGATCACGCCAACAAGGGTGAGCACTACGACCAGTTGATCGCTGCCGGCAACACCGCCGGCAACCAGATCGTTCGCGACGCCATCGCATCCCTGGTCAAGCAGACCGGTTCGATCGAAGCCGCTGCCGGCAAACTGGGCATCAGCGACCTGAACCCGGACAACGCTGATCACGAGTTCTGA
- a CDS encoding putative bifunctional diguanylate cyclase/phosphodiesterase, with protein MKLELKNSLSVKLLRVVLLSALIVGVVLSCAQIVFDAYKTRQAVAGDAQRILDMFRDPSTQAVYSLDREMGMQVIEGLFQDDAVRQASIGHPNEAMLAQKSRELQHSNSRWLTDLILGQERTFTTQLVGRGPYSEYYGDLSITLDTATYGESFIVSSVIIFISGVLRALAMGLVLYLVYHWLLTRPLSRIIEHLTEINPDRPSEHKIPQIKGHEKNELGIWINTANQLLESIERNTHLRHEAENSLLRMAQYDFLTGLPNRQQLQQQLDKILVDAGKLQRRVAVLCVGLDDFKGINEQFSYQTGDQLLLALADRLRAHSGRLGALARLGGDQFALVQADIEQPYEAAELAQSILDDLEAAFALDHQEIRLRATIGITLFPEDGDSTEKLLQKAEQTMTLAKTRSRNRYQFYIASVDSEMRRRRELEKDLRDALIRDQFYLVYQPQISYRDHRVVGVEALIRWQHPEHGLVPPDLFIPLAEQNGTIIAIGEWVLDQACKQLREWHDQGFVDLRMAVNLSTVQLHHAELPRVVNNLLQIYRLPPRSLELEVTETGLMEDISTAAQHLLSLRRSGALIAIDDFGTGYSSLSYLKSLPLDKIKIDKSFVQDLLDDDDDATIVRAIIQLGKSLGMQVIAEGVETAEQESYIISEGCHEGQGYHYSKPLPARELSAYLKQAQRSNAAIL; from the coding sequence TTGAAGCTGGAACTCAAGAACAGCTTGTCGGTGAAGTTGCTCCGGGTCGTGCTCCTTTCGGCATTGATCGTCGGCGTGGTCTTGAGCTGCGCCCAGATCGTCTTCGACGCTTACAAGACCCGCCAGGCCGTGGCCGGCGACGCCCAACGGATCCTCGACATGTTCCGCGACCCGTCCACTCAGGCTGTCTACAGCCTGGACCGGGAAATGGGCATGCAGGTGATCGAAGGCCTGTTCCAGGACGACGCCGTGCGCCAGGCCTCCATCGGCCATCCCAACGAAGCGATGCTCGCGCAAAAGTCCCGTGAGTTGCAGCATTCCAACAGCCGTTGGCTGACCGACCTGATCCTCGGCCAGGAACGCACCTTCACCACACAATTGGTCGGTCGCGGCCCCTATAGCGAGTATTACGGCGACCTGAGCATCACCCTCGACACCGCCACCTACGGCGAGAGTTTCATCGTCAGTTCGGTGATCATTTTCATTTCCGGTGTGCTGCGCGCCCTGGCCATGGGCCTGGTGCTGTATCTGGTCTATCACTGGCTGCTGACCAGACCGCTGTCGCGGATCATCGAGCACCTGACCGAAATCAATCCGGATCGCCCCAGCGAACACAAGATTCCGCAGATCAAGGGCCACGAGAAAAACGAACTCGGGATCTGGATCAACACCGCCAACCAGTTGCTCGAATCGATCGAGCGCAATACCCACCTGCGCCACGAAGCAGAAAACAGCCTGCTGCGCATGGCGCAGTACGACTTCCTCACCGGCCTGCCAAACCGCCAGCAACTGCAGCAGCAACTGGACAAGATTCTGGTCGACGCCGGCAAGCTGCAACGCCGGGTCGCGGTGTTGTGTGTGGGCCTGGATGATTTCAAAGGGATCAACGAACAGTTCAGCTACCAGACCGGCGACCAGTTGCTGCTGGCACTGGCCGATCGCCTGCGTGCCCACAGTGGCCGCCTTGGCGCCCTCGCCCGTCTGGGTGGCGATCAGTTCGCCCTGGTGCAGGCGGATATCGAACAGCCTTACGAAGCGGCGGAACTGGCGCAGAGCATCCTCGATGATCTGGAAGCGGCGTTTGCCCTCGACCATCAGGAAATCCGCCTGCGCGCGACCATCGGCATCACCCTGTTCCCTGAGGATGGCGACAGCACCGAGAAGCTGTTGCAGAAGGCCGAGCAGACCATGACGCTGGCCAAGACCCGCTCGCGCAACCGCTATCAGTTCTACATCGCCAGCGTCGACAGCGAGATGCGTCGGCGCCGCGAACTGGAAAAAGACCTGCGCGACGCATTGATTCGCGACCAGTTCTATCTGGTCTATCAGCCGCAGATCAGCTATCGCGATCACCGCGTGGTCGGAGTCGAGGCATTGATCCGCTGGCAACACCCGGAACACGGCCTGGTGCCGCCGGACCTGTTCATCCCGCTGGCCGAGCAGAACGGCACGATCATCGCCATCGGCGAATGGGTGCTCGATCAGGCCTGCAAGCAATTGCGCGAATGGCACGATCAAGGCTTCGTGGATCTGCGCATGGCGGTCAACCTGTCCACCGTGCAACTGCACCATGCCGAGTTGCCGCGGGTGGTCAACAACCTGCTGCAGATCTACCGTTTACCGCCACGCAGCCTGGAGCTGGAAGTCACCGAAACCGGCCTGATGGAAGACATCAGCACCGCCGCCCAGCATCTGCTGAGCCTGCGCCGTTCCGGGGCGCTGATCGCCATCGACGACTTCGGCACCGGTTATTCATCGCTGAGCTATCTGAAAAGCCTGCCGCTGGACAAGATCAAGATCGACAAGAGCTTCGTGCAGGACCTGCTGGATGACGACGACGATGCAACCATCGTTCGCGCGATCATTCAACTGGGCAAAAGCCTGGGCATGCAGGTGATCGCCGAGGGCGTGGAAACCGCCGAACAAGAGTCCTACATCATCTCCGAAGGCTGTCACGAAGGTCAGGGTTACCACTACAGCAAGCCGCTGCCTGCCCGGGAACTGAGCGCCTATCTCAAGCAGGCCCAGCGCAGTAACGCGGCTATTTTATAA
- a CDS encoding NAD-dependent epimerase/dehydratase family protein yields the protein MKILVTGASGFIGGRFARFALEQGLDVRVNGRRAESVEHLVRRGAEFVPGDLTDADLVRDLCTDVEAVVHCAGAVGLWGRYQDFHQGNVQVTENVVEACLKQRVRRLVHLSSPSIYFDGRDHLGLTEEQVPKRFKHQYAATKYLAEQKVFGAQEFGLETIALRPRFVTGAGDMSIFPRLLNMQRKGRLAIIGDGLNKVDFTSVQNLNEALLSSLLAAGSALGKAYNISNGAPVPLWDVVNYVMRKMEVPQITRYRSYGLAYSVAALNEGACKLWPGRPEPTLSRLGMQVMKKNFTLDISRARHYLDYDPKVSLWSALDEFCGWWKAQDIR from the coding sequence ATGAAAATTCTGGTCACCGGCGCAAGCGGCTTCATTGGCGGACGCTTTGCGCGTTTTGCCCTTGAGCAGGGCCTGGACGTGCGGGTCAACGGTCGCCGGGCCGAAAGCGTCGAGCATCTGGTGCGCCGTGGTGCCGAGTTCGTTCCGGGCGACCTCACCGATGCGGATCTGGTGCGCGACCTCTGCACCGACGTCGAAGCGGTGGTCCACTGTGCCGGTGCCGTCGGCTTGTGGGGGCGTTATCAGGACTTTCATCAGGGCAACGTGCAGGTCACCGAAAACGTCGTTGAAGCCTGCCTCAAGCAGCGCGTGCGGCGACTGGTGCATCTGTCGTCACCGTCGATCTACTTCGATGGCCGCGATCACCTCGGCCTGACCGAAGAACAAGTGCCCAAGCGTTTTAAACATCAGTACGCCGCGACCAAGTACCTGGCCGAGCAAAAGGTCTTCGGCGCGCAGGAATTTGGTCTGGAAACCATTGCCCTGCGCCCGCGTTTTGTCACCGGCGCTGGCGACATGAGCATCTTCCCGCGTCTGCTGAACATGCAGCGCAAGGGTCGTCTGGCGATCATCGGCGACGGCTTGAACAAGGTCGATTTCACCAGCGTGCAGAACCTCAACGAAGCGCTGCTCAGCAGTCTGCTGGCGGCCGGTTCGGCGCTGGGCAAGGCCTACAACATCAGCAATGGCGCGCCGGTGCCGTTGTGGGATGTGGTCAATTACGTGATGCGCAAAATGGAAGTGCCGCAGATCACCCGATATCGCTCGTATGGTCTGGCCTACAGCGTTGCGGCACTCAACGAAGGCGCGTGCAAACTCTGGCCGGGGCGTCCGGAGCCGACGCTGTCGCGGCTGGGCATGCAGGTCATGAAGAAAAATTTCACCCTCGACATCAGCCGCGCCCGGCATTATCTGGACTACGATCCGAAAGTCAGCCTGTGGTCGGCCCTCGATGAGTTCTGCGGTTGGTGGAAAGCTCAGGACATCCGTTGA
- a CDS encoding di-heme oxidoredictase family protein, whose translation MPSLPLRLSALILALGLSACDDAPRFTKAEPGEARSGGAATVRKTDQNAFSLPSANLPPSRRVDFSVGNSFFRSPWVIAPSTTTARDGLGPLFNTNACQNCHIKDGRGHPPAPDAANAVSMLVRLSIPDSPAYVKVIEQVGVVPEPVYGGQFQDMAVPGVTPEGKVRVEYTPLPIRFKDGTEVELRKPVLQFTQLGYGPMHPDTRFSARVAPPMIGLGLLEAIPQEAILANAAAQAKANNGINGRPNRVWDDELQKTVIGRFGWKAGQPNLNQQNVHAFSGDMGLTTRLRPFDDCTDTQTACKQAPNGNGPDGEPEVSDNILRLVLFYTRNLAVPARRGVNDEHVLAGKNLFFQAGCQSCHTPQYTTAANAAEPELANQVIRPYSDLLLHDMGDGLADNRTEFQASGRDWRTPPLWGIGLTQAVSGHTQFLHDGRARNLLEAVLWHGGEAQKAQQQVLSFNAEQRAALLAFLNSL comes from the coding sequence ATGCCCTCGCTGCCTCTTCGCTTGTCCGCACTGATTCTGGCCCTGGGCCTGAGTGCCTGCGATGACGCCCCGCGCTTTACCAAGGCTGAGCCCGGTGAAGCGCGTTCGGGCGGCGCGGCGACCGTGCGCAAGACCGATCAGAATGCATTCTCCCTGCCTTCGGCCAATCTGCCGCCGTCGCGCCGGGTCGATTTCAGTGTCGGCAACAGCTTCTTCCGCAGCCCCTGGGTGATCGCACCGTCGACCACCACCGCCCGCGATGGCCTCGGTCCGTTGTTCAACACCAACGCCTGCCAGAACTGCCACATCAAGGACGGTCGCGGCCACCCGCCAGCACCGGATGCGGCGAACGCAGTGTCGATGCTGGTGCGCCTGTCGATTCCCGATTCGCCGGCCTATGTCAAAGTCATCGAGCAAGTCGGCGTAGTGCCGGAGCCGGTCTACGGCGGCCAGTTTCAGGACATGGCGGTGCCCGGGGTCACGCCGGAAGGCAAGGTGCGCGTCGAGTACACCCCGCTGCCGATCCGCTTCAAGGACGGCACCGAAGTGGAGCTGCGCAAACCGGTTCTGCAATTCACGCAATTGGGCTACGGCCCGATGCACCCGGACACGCGCTTCTCGGCCCGTGTCGCGCCGCCGATGATCGGCCTCGGCCTGCTCGAAGCCATCCCGCAAGAGGCGATCCTCGCCAACGCCGCCGCGCAGGCCAAGGCAAACAACGGCATCAATGGCCGGCCGAATCGGGTCTGGGACGATGAGCTACAGAAAACCGTCATCGGTCGATTTGGCTGGAAAGCCGGGCAACCGAATCTCAATCAGCAGAATGTTCACGCGTTTTCCGGCGACATGGGCCTCACCACCCGCCTGAGGCCCTTCGATGACTGCACCGACACGCAAACCGCCTGCAAACAGGCGCCCAACGGCAATGGCCCGGATGGCGAGCCGGAAGTCAGCGACAACATCCTGCGCCTGGTGCTGTTCTACACCCGCAACCTCGCGGTGCCGGCGCGCCGTGGCGTCAACGACGAACACGTACTGGCCGGCAAGAACCTGTTTTTCCAGGCGGGCTGCCAGTCCTGTCACACCCCCCAATACACCACCGCCGCCAACGCCGCCGAACCTGAACTGGCCAATCAAGTGATTCGCCCGTACAGCGATCTGCTGCTGCATGACATGGGCGACGGTCTGGCCGACAACCGCACTGAATTCCAGGCTTCCGGCCGCGACTGGCGCACCCCGCCGTTGTGGGGGATCGGCCTGACGCAGGCGGTCAGTGGCCACACTCAGTTTCTGCATGACGGCCGCGCCCGCAATCTGCTCGAAGCCGTGCTCTGGCATGGCGGCGAAGCGCAGAAGGCGCAGCAACAGGTTTTGTCTTTCAACGCCGAACAGCGTGCCGCGCTGCTGGCGTTCTTGAACTCACTTTAA
- a CDS encoding ATPase, whose translation MSMRNDANDDFDDVPSLRADTFDDDDIPPSARTSVHSRTPPVVKVKAASTGPLWALVGALFFAFIGLAWWSFQQISLMEQQLVATQESFARISEEAAGRLQDISGKVVASQSNVTSDSEALKLQIKQLEDKLVDQSKQQQGVVGQASDLDKRLAQMTAQTTEQQNANSQLQAQVKALSAELATLKSAPADTGKVDAQLKSYDAQLKSLGADITALKKQGNPSAAIERLEQEIVVLKSEQDNRPATPQGGGNTAEFDAFRGQMTRNLNTLQAQIQNLQQQINARP comes from the coding sequence ATGTCCATGCGTAACGATGCCAACGACGATTTCGACGATGTACCGAGCCTGCGGGCCGACACCTTTGACGACGATGACATTCCGCCCAGCGCCCGCACCTCCGTGCATTCGCGCACGCCGCCAGTGGTCAAGGTCAAGGCCGCGAGTACCGGGCCGCTGTGGGCACTGGTCGGCGCGTTGTTCTTTGCCTTCATCGGTCTGGCCTGGTGGAGTTTCCAGCAGATTTCGCTGATGGAGCAGCAGTTGGTCGCGACCCAGGAAAGCTTTGCGCGCATCAGCGAGGAAGCGGCGGGGCGCTTGCAGGACATTTCCGGCAAGGTGGTGGCCAGTCAGAGCAACGTCACCAGCGACAGCGAAGCGTTGAAGCTGCAGATCAAACAGCTGGAAGACAAGCTGGTGGATCAGAGCAAGCAGCAACAGGGCGTGGTCGGTCAGGCCAGCGATCTGGACAAGCGCCTGGCGCAGATGACCGCACAGACCACTGAACAGCAGAACGCCAACAGCCAGTTGCAGGCTCAGGTCAAAGCCTTGAGCGCCGAACTGGCGACCCTCAAAAGCGCCCCGGCCGACACCGGCAAGGTCGACGCCCAGCTCAAGAGTTATGACGCCCAGCTGAAAAGCCTCGGTGCTGATATCACCGCGCTGAAAAAGCAGGGCAACCCGAGCGCGGCGATCGAGCGTCTGGAGCAGGAAATCGTGGTCCTCAAAAGCGAGCAGGACAACCGTCCGGCAACGCCACAGGGTGGCGGCAATACCGCCGAGTTTGATGCGTTCCGTGGCCAGATGACCCGCAACCTCAACACCCTGCAGGCGCAGATCCAGAACCTGCAGCAACAGATCAACGCCCGGCCATAG
- a CDS encoding cache domain-containing protein, whose amino-acid sequence MGFLHKVAWLGVMLLVGAGQVNAATTQKDDSKAAIALLEKALAYYHDNGDKAFAAFSRQGEFVDKDRYVFVVDTKGVMLASGGPSSALIGRDVSEVLGPDLQKAFKDALLVPEGNGIQQAEYRWQNWADGKVERKHVYYQRIGQRILAVGYYLPRASAEQAKTLLDKAATDLGKNEKGTLTAINSLKGGYLQDDLYVFVVDLDTQRYVAHGTNLRLINTDFSKIKDPEGKPVGEPILALVAKQDDGEYEYRWKNPVTGKVEDKHAYLKKVGHFLVAAGYYSP is encoded by the coding sequence ATGGGGTTTCTGCATAAAGTGGCGTGGCTCGGTGTGATGCTGCTTGTGGGGGCAGGGCAGGTCAATGCCGCCACCACACAAAAGGACGACAGCAAGGCTGCCATCGCCTTGCTGGAAAAGGCCCTGGCCTATTACCACGACAACGGCGACAAGGCCTTCGCTGCGTTCAGCCGTCAGGGTGAGTTCGTCGACAAGGATCGCTACGTGTTCGTGGTCGACACCAAGGGCGTGATGCTCGCCAGTGGCGGGCCATCCTCTGCCTTGATCGGTCGCGATGTCAGCGAAGTGCTCGGGCCGGATCTGCAAAAGGCCTTCAAGGACGCGTTGCTGGTGCCCGAAGGCAATGGCATCCAGCAAGCCGAATACCGTTGGCAGAATTGGGCGGACGGCAAGGTCGAGCGCAAGCATGTCTACTATCAGCGCATCGGCCAGCGGATCCTCGCGGTCGGGTATTACTTGCCACGGGCTTCGGCGGAGCAGGCCAAAACCTTGCTCGACAAGGCTGCGACTGACTTGGGCAAAAACGAGAAAGGCACGCTGACGGCAATCAACTCGCTCAAGGGCGGTTATCTGCAGGATGACCTGTACGTGTTCGTGGTCGATCTGGACACCCAGCGCTATGTTGCCCACGGCACCAACCTGCGGCTGATCAACACCGATTTCAGCAAGATCAAGGACCCGGAGGGTAAACCGGTGGGCGAGCCGATTCTGGCGCTGGTCGCCAAACAGGATGACGGCGAATACGAATACCGCTGGAAAAACCCGGTGACCGGCAAGGTCGAAGACAAGCATGCCTACCTGAAGAAGGTCGGGCATTTTCTGGTGGCGGCGGGTTACTACAGCCCTTGA
- a CDS encoding superoxide dismutase, which translates to MAFELPPLPYAHDALQPHISKETLEFHHDKHHNTYVVNLNNLVPGTEFEGKTLEEIVKTSSGGIFNNAAQVWNHTFYWNCLAPNAGGQPTGALAEAINAAFGSFDKFKEEFSKTSIGTFGSGWGWLVKKADGSLALASTIGAGNPLTSGDTPLLTCDVWEHAYYIDYRNLRPKYVEAFWNLVNWKFVAEQFEGKTFTA; encoded by the coding sequence ATGGCTTTCGAATTGCCGCCGCTGCCTTACGCACACGATGCCCTGCAGCCGCACATTTCCAAGGAAACCCTGGAATTTCACCACGACAAGCACCACAACACCTATGTCGTGAACCTGAACAACCTGGTGCCAGGCACCGAGTTCGAAGGCAAGACCCTGGAAGAGATCGTCAAGACTTCCTCGGGCGGCATCTTCAACAACGCCGCTCAGGTCTGGAACCACACTTTCTACTGGAACTGCCTGGCGCCAAACGCCGGCGGTCAACCAACCGGCGCACTGGCTGAAGCCATCAACGCTGCTTTCGGTTCGTTCGACAAGTTCAAGGAAGAGTTCAGCAAAACCTCGATCGGCACCTTCGGTTCCGGCTGGGGCTGGCTGGTGAAAAAGGCTGACGGTTCCCTGGCTCTGGCCAGCACCATCGGCGCCGGCAACCCGCTGACCAGCGGCGACACCCCGCTGCTGACCTGCGACGTCTGGGAACACGCTTACTACATCGACTACCGCAACCTGCGTCCGAAGTACGTTGAAGCGTTCTGGAACCTGGTCAACTGGAAGTTCGTTGCTGAGCAGTTCGAAGGCAAAACCTTCACCGCTTAA
- a CDS encoding LysE/ArgO family amino acid transporter — protein MWQSYVNGLLVALGLIMAIGTQNAFVLAQSLRREHHLPVAALCVACDALLVAAGVFGLATVLAQNPTLLAVARWGGAVFLIWYGSQALRRAFSKQSLDQGENQTVRSLRAVMLSALAVTLLNPHVYLDTVLLIGSLGAQQSVPGAYVVGAASASLLWFFTLALGAAWLAPWLARPSTWRILDLVVALMMFTVAGQLIIAN, from the coding sequence ATGTGGCAAAGCTATGTGAACGGGCTGCTGGTGGCCTTGGGGCTGATCATGGCGATCGGCACGCAGAACGCCTTTGTATTGGCCCAGAGCCTGCGTCGCGAACATCACCTGCCGGTCGCCGCGCTGTGCGTGGCCTGCGATGCGCTGCTGGTAGCCGCCGGAGTGTTTGGTCTGGCCACCGTGCTGGCGCAGAACCCGACATTGCTGGCAGTGGCGCGCTGGGGCGGTGCAGTCTTTCTGATCTGGTATGGCAGCCAGGCACTGCGCCGGGCATTCTCGAAACAGAGTCTGGATCAGGGCGAGAATCAGACCGTGCGCTCGCTGCGGGCGGTAATGCTCAGTGCGTTGGCAGTGACGTTGCTCAATCCGCACGTGTATCTCGACACGGTATTGCTGATCGGCTCCCTCGGTGCGCAACAGTCGGTGCCGGGGGCCTACGTGGTAGGCGCGGCGAGTGCTTCGCTGCTGTGGTTCTTCACCCTCGCCCTCGGTGCGGCATGGCTTGCGCCGTGGCTGGCTCGGCCGAGTACCTGGCGGATTCTTGATCTGGTGGTGGCGTTGATGATGTTCACGGTGGCGGGCCAATTGATTATCGCCAACTGA
- a CDS encoding ACT domain-containing protein has protein sequence MAGETSLTTLLRSMSPQLNAGEYVFCTLRDSQLPSGLEIVGSFREQEGLTVILERAHAEQAGLSFDYVAAWITLNVHSALEAVGLTAAFATALGKAGISCNVIAGYYHDHLFVGQADAERAMHVLRELAANAE, from the coding sequence ATGGCTGGCGAAACCTCTCTCACGACGTTGCTGCGCAGCATGAGCCCGCAGCTCAACGCCGGCGAATACGTGTTCTGCACCCTGCGCGACAGCCAGTTGCCGAGCGGTCTGGAGATTGTCGGCAGCTTCCGTGAACAGGAAGGCCTGACCGTGATCCTTGAACGCGCCCACGCCGAACAGGCCGGTTTGAGCTTCGACTATGTAGCGGCGTGGATCACCCTGAACGTGCATTCGGCCCTGGAAGCAGTCGGCCTCACCGCCGCGTTCGCCACGGCACTGGGCAAGGCCGGAATCAGTTGCAACGTGATCGCCGGCTACTACCACGATCATTTGTTTGTCGGTCAGGCCGACGCCGAACGCGCCATGCATGTGCTGCGCGAACTCGCAGCCAACGCGGAGTAA
- a CDS encoding LysR family transcriptional regulator ArgP: protein MFDYKLLSALAAVVEQAGFERAAQVLGLSQSAISQRIKLLEARVGQPVLVRGTPPSPTEIGRRLLNHVQQVRLLERDLQTLVPALDEEGLPERLRIALNADSLATWWAEAVGAFCAEQHLLLDLVVEDQTVGLKRMRAGEVAACVCASERPVAGARSVLLGAMRYRALASPAFIARHFPDGVRAEQLPRTPALVFGPDDFLQHRYLASLGVDGGFEHHLCPSSEGFVRLTEAGFGWGLVPELQVRDQLQRGVLRELLPDKPIDVPLYWHHWRNGGQLLGLLTEQLVRSSPRWLVPWKQP, encoded by the coding sequence ATGTTCGACTACAAATTGCTTTCCGCTCTGGCCGCCGTGGTCGAACAAGCTGGATTCGAACGCGCTGCGCAGGTTCTGGGCCTTTCGCAATCGGCGATTTCCCAGCGGATCAAACTGCTGGAAGCGCGGGTCGGCCAACCGGTGCTGGTACGCGGCACGCCGCCGTCGCCGACTGAGATTGGCCGGCGCCTGCTCAACCATGTGCAGCAGGTGCGCCTGCTCGAACGCGACTTGCAGACTCTGGTGCCGGCGCTCGACGAAGAAGGCCTGCCGGAACGCCTGCGCATTGCGCTCAATGCCGACAGCCTCGCCACCTGGTGGGCCGAAGCCGTGGGCGCTTTTTGCGCCGAGCAGCATTTATTGCTGGATCTGGTGGTGGAGGATCAAACCGTCGGCCTCAAGCGCATGCGTGCCGGGGAAGTGGCGGCGTGTGTCTGTGCCAGCGAACGCCCGGTGGCCGGCGCGCGCAGCGTGTTGCTCGGGGCGATGCGCTACCGGGCGCTGGCCAGCCCGGCGTTCATCGCGCGGCATTTCCCTGATGGCGTACGCGCCGAGCAGTTGCCGCGCACCCCGGCGCTGGTGTTCGGGCCGGATGATTTTCTCCAGCATCGTTACCTCGCATCCCTCGGCGTCGATGGCGGATTCGAGCACCATTTGTGCCCGTCCTCCGAAGGTTTTGTGCGCCTGACCGAAGCCGGGTTCGGCTGGGGACTGGTGCCGGAACTGCAAGTGCGCGATCAGTTGCAGCGCGGCGTGTTGCGCGAACTGTTGCCAGATAAACCGATCGATGTGCCGTTGTACTGGCATCATTGGCGCAATGGCGGTCAGCTGCTGGGGTTGCTGACCGAGCAACTGGTACGTTCATCACCACGATGGCTGGTGCCCTGGAAGCAGCCATAA